In Scatophagus argus isolate fScaArg1 chromosome 3, fScaArg1.pri, whole genome shotgun sequence, the genomic stretch TgctcctgtttatttatttttatttttaaatgtgtttttagattTCCCGGCAAGATgctgaaagggaaaaaatacaAGCCTCTTTTCCAGTACTTTGCCAAGGTTTGTAGTTCTTGTTCCTGGCTGTTCTACAGTTTTATGTATTGTTTGTCACAAAATGAAGACAGACCTATGTCTCACTTTAATTACCTGTCTGACCACAAATTGGAATCTCAACTTATGTTCTCTAAATCAGTCTCTTAATCTGTTTCTTACTATCCCTGGCTGTATTTCTTTTGCTTCTTCACTCCTGGCTTCCCTTCATCTaattctcctcctccttattTCACTTCAGTGTGGAGAGATGGGAGCTTTCCAGGTGGTGGTGGATAACTACGTCAAGGAGGAAGAGGGCACTGGAGTGGTCCACCAGGCACCGTACTTTGGAGCTGTGAGTGAgctgttcttgtgtgtgtgtgtgtgtgtgtgtttgagagtgagtgtgtgtgtgttgtttttgttttttttgtactatTCTCTGATTTGCCTTATGTTGTGTCCTTTACTACAAACTTGATAAATTACTTGGTAATAGTCACCAGTCAGTTAATCAACTATTTGTTTTAGCACTGCTACTGTACTTTAAAGAGCACACCTCTGATAGCATGATAAGAAAACTGCAAGAAGTGTTTTCAAATACTGATAAATAATAGATGTACTTTGACAGCTCAGAGTGTTAGGCATAAGCCTCAGAGTCAGGACTCTATGAAGACCAAAACCCATAACAACCAAGATTAACAACCAGATTTTTAAAGattaacacaacacagagactAGCAACAGCTATGTTACATCATCAAGCTATTTCAGGATGTAGAACTGCACAGGTGTAATGTACTGTGGTGGCTGAGAACATGGAAATGGGAACACAGTAGCTTGTTTATTCTGTGCACATTCCTGATCCTGTTCCcttctgtcactgtcactgggCTCCACTTGCCTCTGTCAGACTCACTACGCCCACCCTCCTCCTTTTAATTATGATGTACTTCACTTCTTTGAGTGATATGGAACAAGATATATTGAGAAATCTACTTCTGAAATGTTGATCCTTGTAAGCTTGCATGTCCAGTGCTGCAGATGTTCATATGGAGCAAAGTGGAGCAAAACAAGGTCACCTATGCTGAGTCtaactgctttttctttgatgtCCCTCTAGAGACATTGGTCTTACTGTTATAACaagtcaatcagtcagtcaatcatAAGTCAGTCAGTTATCTTCCATTTTTGTGTTAGCTCCTGTAGGCTTCGGTTAACACGTGCAGAAACTGATTAATCTctaatatattatttttatcttactGTTTAGCTATCTGTCTATATTAATAGTTCAAAACATGAGCTTCAGGCCAACACGTTGTGTCAGAGCTGGAAATCCATTTAAATAAGAATCTTGTAATGCCTTATAATCTTACTATCCTTattaattcatatttaataAATGTAGAAGTGTTTCAGACACCAGACCCTCAAAATACTTCCAGTCTCTCATGGTTaccttgtttctctgtgtactCACTGCTTTTTAACGAGAGTTTAATGAAATACTCCACTGATAATGTATATTACTTGAATTCCAAGATGTCAGTGTATTTCTGAGGTCTAGAGgacagtgtttttgtgctaTCAGAGGTATTGGGTCATTGCTAATAGGTTAGATGCCCTTATCAAGGGCAGCTGGATCCCCCTGTGGCTGTAGCcagctgtggacacacagtccGTCCCTACTCATTCCTGTGGGACTGTTCAGTAGCTCCTACTCGTCAACATCTCACTTACATTTGCctttaaaagttatttttttagttttagttctGCTCTGCAGTGACCAGATTCACATTGATTAGTTGGTGAAAATCTGAAACATGCATTCGTTTTGGAGATTTACggtgatgaaaaatgtgtttcagaactacatttttcaaattttatgtTGTTATGACTGGATGTGAAATGACCCTGTGAACCATCCATCTTGGGTCTTGACAGGGTGTTtgaatacaaaatacatttacCGCTGGACAATGCTCAGATCTTTCAGGCATAGCTGTCACATACCAGTAGTGCTTGTTTCAACACTGCGAAGAGTATCCAGCTCAACATGGAATGCCAGAGGGGTTAGATAACTACTTACTTTCATATTCATATGCAATTTGGTCTTGGAAATCATCGAAACAAATAAGCCTGAAATAAATGGGTCATTGTATCAAGATATTATCAAAATAATGGTGATTAactacaaacacattttaaggaTGTAATAACAGTCTACTGCATATGACTGAATTGGAGTTTCAATTGCAGTTATTTTTCTTATCAATTAATCAGACAATTCTTTTCTCAATTAagtcagtgaaaaacaaaccgTACCAAAAACAGAGGGACTGAATTTACTTTTATAGAAGACTAAGAAACACATTTCGGTATTTACATATGAGAAGCTGGGACCAATGATTCTTTGGTGTGTCTGTTTAAAAAGGTGACGGTTATTAGATGATTAATTGTTGCCAATTAATTTACTGTTAATCATATAATTGATTAATCGATCAGTCATTTCATCTTAACTTACAGTGTGTATTATTTGCAGTGAATTGCGTTAGGAATAAATACTGATAACACCTTAACTCACTAAACCATTTAAACTGCGTATTATTCTGTCTGTAGGATGATTACAGGATATGCATGGACTTCAACATCATCCAGAGGGACCAGGCTCCTATCTGCCCTGTGGATGCCTCGGGCTGTTTCACTTCAGAGGTCACAGACTTTGCAGGACAGTATGTCAAAGTGAGTGACACATCAGAtatttacatgtacatttgCTTAGCAGATATTTCAAGCATTCTACCCATTCTACCCCTGGTGAGAGCCACTGGTATGATACACTGGATAAATAGCTGGTTTAATAgcttaaataataatttaatttatttataataaattaaattatttataataaatttatttataataaattaaattatttgtaatttaataatttaataactgGTAAATagcatttcatttcctgcatcCTGGATGCTTGCGCACCTTTCCCCTacctttttctctgtttacatATGGAAAACACATCTTCATCTGTGCAACGattgtttcttctttcattctGAACAGTTGCACTGAAATGAGCCATTTCTTCTTGATCAAAGTTTGTGAGATAATTGAAAATGAGaatctgaaacattttttaaaatgtaattatgacTCTTTAATTGTGGTGGGAGTTAAGTGAATCGGTATCAGAGCTGTTTTacaaaatatgcagaaaaacCCGCTGCCAAAGCATGTTGTCACTGCACCGGGTGCCCTGTTCCTCCCTGTCACACCTAGCTTCATTATCTTCCTAAGTGGACAATAAGTGAAAAATAACAGTCATACATGATCTGATCACTATTTCACATCCTGGCGCAAAGGCTAGGGAGTGGACTCGACCCACCCGGCCACTCACAGTACAGCGTCAGCTAATAAAGAGCATTCATCTGCAGTTCACTCACAGTCTGTCATAATCCCTGTTTGAAATATGTTAAAACCAAGTGTGAGTTTCAAGAATATATGAGACATTCTTTATTGCCCTATAAAAACTCCGAACAAGAGTCAGTCATGACAGGGGCTACACGGAGAGAAGTCAAGACCCAAGAGAGCAGCTGTTTCTCTGTCAACTGCATAACAAATTGAGTATTTACATTTTGCGTTTATCGTTTAAACAACATGAGAGCTGCATCTTACACCCAGAAGAGCCTGCAGGTTAGTGGCTCCAGTGGCAGAGTAAGGGTTCAGAGCCCGTCACCTTCCCGGTGCCGTGGATCCTCATATGACAGCCGCGGACGCTCAGGTTATCGCAGCACTGCCGTTGAGCTGGGAACAGAGATACATCAGCGCCATGCCaatgagaaagaggagatgCAGGAACTCAATGTCAAATTTGCTGGATACATTGAGAAGGTCCAGGCACTAGAGCAGAGAAATGCTGCTCTTCAGGCTGAGCTGGCTGTACTGCAGAACCGCTACAAGGGAGGCCCCACAGGCATCGGAGAAGAATATGAGCTCAAGTTTAAGGAGGTGCGGGAGCTGATTGAGAGCCTGACTAATGAGAAAGGAGCAGCTGATATCGAACGAGGCTACATGGAAGAAGAGGTCGAAGTGTGGAGACtaaagctggaggaggagctggccctcaaagaagaagcagaattGATCCTTAAGGAGTTTCGCCAGGATGTTGATAATGCCACATTACAGAAAGCTGAGCTGGAGAAACGTATAGAGCAACTGGTGGCTGAGATTGAGTTCCTCAAGAAGCTGCATGATGAAGAGGTGACTGATCTCATGAAGCAGATTGAGGACTCAAAGATTACTGCAGAGCTGGATGGCGATCGGCCCGACCTGGCTGCTTATCTCCGCAACATGCGTACAGAGATAGAAGCTGTTGCTGCCCGCAACGTTCAGGAAGCTGAGAAGTGGTACAAGAGCAAATTTGACACCCTCAAGGAGCATGCTGGCAAAcatgaggagaaaatgaagaccATGAAAGATGAGATCACATCCTTCCACAGCCAAGTTACAGACCTGCAGAGCCAAATTGAGGGGCTGAGGGCTCGCAACGCAGccctggagcagcagctggaggacatgGAGATGTCCCACATGGATAAGGTGGGGAGCCTCGAGGATGTCATTGCTCAGCTGGAGACCCAGCTCTGCGAAACCAAACTGGAGATGACCAAGTATCTCCAAGATTACCAGGAACTGCTGCACATTAAGCTCAAGCTGGATGCAGAGATTGCCACCTACAGGAAACTCCTAGAAGGGGAGGAGCACAGGCTTGGAATTGCCAAAGATGTCTAAATATCCAGGATTAGAGGAGCTGCATGTCTAAAGCAGCCACAGAGAAGCTCAGCAAAGCATCACAGAGTGAAGAGATCAGCTCACTGTAGTTCTAGATTTCCATGACTTAACCTTTTTTCTACCTACTTTACTCTCCTTTCTCCAAGGGCTGCCTgtagtttaaaatgtttcaataCAAGTGCCAATTTGACACTTGAGTTTCAGTACGGATACCAAAATGAATGGGGGAAAAATTCACAGAATTTTAGTGAGGTGCTGGCTTGCAGATGTACATTAATTGGAATCAGGAAGTACCTGATCTTAAAGTAAGCAAACAAGATCACAAATCCAACCAAAGGTTTGACACCAGCTCTCTGTTCTTCACATTTTGAATATCCCAtgctacaaacacatttttctctgtaCCTAAAAGTATTGAGGTTCGATACACAGCCCTACTTAGCATATGACTTTCCTTTACACGTCCTGTCCCCATTACTCTTATGTCTGCTTGTTTCCCAATTCTTTTTACTGAAAATTTTCCACCATTGTCTTAGAACTGCTGCTTCCTTTGCCTTCCATTAGCCAGGTCTGTCACCCTGTCACCTCCAGTTCTTCTTTTATGGCAGCCTTTAGGCCTCCTCAGTCATAGCCTTCTCCTTTATTCCCTTTCCGACAACACTCTACACAGTTAAATCCACCTTCCCTGCCAAATCAGCCCTGCTGTTATACCTCTCTCaccatttctgtcactttcttttgCTCCACC encodes the following:
- the LOC124056156 gene encoding vimentin-like, whose amino-acid sequence is MRAASYTQKSLQVSGSSGRVRVQSPSPSRCRGSSYDSRGRSGYRSTAVELGTEIHQRHANEKEEMQELNVKFAGYIEKVQALEQRNAALQAELAVLQNRYKGGPTGIGEEYELKFKEVRELIESLTNEKGAADIERGYMEEEVEVWRLKLEEELALKEEAELILKEFRQDVDNATLQKAELEKRIEQLVAEIEFLKKLHDEEVTDLMKQIEDSKITAELDGDRPDLAAYLRNMRTEIEAVAARNVQEAEKWYKSKFDTLKEHAGKHEEKMKTMKDEITSFHSQVTDLQSQIEGLRARNAALEQQLEDMEMSHMDKVGSLEDVIAQLETQLCETKLEMTKYLQDYQELLHIKLKLDAEIATYRKLLEGEEHRLGIAKDV